Proteins encoded in a region of the Candidatus Obscuribacter sp. genome:
- a CDS encoding thioredoxin family protein codes for MPLNFSVTAMTMLIAMTLALAPFAATSIQAKPTGATSKKSSAAKEIVWESSWKEATAKAKASGKPIMLDFYTDWCGWCKRLDRDVYTHPAIISQLGGRMIFLKVNPERSPSENNLALRYKAGSFPTVVVIDAQKNEKGRIEGYLPPERFLVSILDTLR; via the coding sequence ATGCCCTTAAACTTTTCAGTCACGGCAATGACAATGCTTATTGCCATGACCCTTGCCCTTGCTCCGTTTGCCGCTACTAGCATCCAGGCTAAGCCCACTGGCGCCACTAGCAAAAAAAGCAGTGCTGCTAAAGAAATTGTCTGGGAAAGCAGTTGGAAAGAAGCGACAGCAAAGGCAAAAGCCTCAGGCAAGCCTATAATGCTCGACTTTTATACTGACTGGTGCGGTTGGTGCAAACGTCTGGATCGCGATGTCTACACACATCCTGCTATTATCAGTCAACTGGGCGGTCGTATGATCTTCCTCAAGGTCAATCCAGAGCGCTCTCCATCCGAGAACAACCTGGCATTGAGATACAAGGCCGGTTCATTCCCAACGGTAGTCGTGATTGATGCTCAAAAAAATGAAAAGGGGCGCATTGAAGGTTATTTGCCACCAGAGCGCTTTTTAGTATCTATATTGGACACTTTGCGCTAA
- a CDS encoding tetratricopeptide repeat protein: MPSKFVNFTSGIVLSVLVSFAPVFATSPEFTRHYDLGMDFLNRDQYKLAIPEFDLAINSSQNQGSDTAKVLVQRGTAYSALKNYAKALIDLNKALELDPKNDLGFNNRGAVYLRTFKPELAARDFDQAVRINPENKYAVVNRAGAFMMQANPGTKVSSTVSWLNTGKHWQSDFAGHAAALTALSYLVSRDSAAFNGMVDTALKKLDRLKWPFPLFQYFKGKKTVDDVLEAAEDSTYNLMQAQCFLAIDDYCKGNMEQALTRLDFVTKHGTVNSVEYWLGQDLIKRISDGKKPAPAKKAPAKAITK; this comes from the coding sequence ATGCCAAGCAAATTCGTAAATTTCACCAGCGGGATAGTGCTCAGCGTCCTGGTCAGTTTTGCCCCGGTCTTTGCCACAAGCCCTGAATTCACACGCCATTATGATCTGGGAATGGATTTTCTCAATCGAGACCAGTATAAATTGGCAATACCAGAGTTTGATCTGGCCATTAATTCATCACAAAACCAGGGCAGTGATACAGCTAAAGTCCTGGTGCAGCGTGGCACCGCCTACAGTGCCCTCAAAAATTATGCAAAAGCTCTCATCGATCTCAATAAAGCCCTTGAGCTTGACCCTAAAAATGATCTGGGATTCAATAATCGCGGTGCAGTTTATCTGCGCACATTTAAACCAGAGCTAGCGGCCAGAGATTTTGATCAAGCAGTGAGAATAAACCCCGAAAATAAATACGCTGTAGTCAACCGAGCTGGTGCATTTATGATGCAGGCAAATCCAGGCACCAAAGTGAGCAGCACCGTCTCATGGCTAAATACAGGCAAGCACTGGCAGTCTGATTTTGCAGGACATGCCGCCGCACTAACGGCTCTGTCTTATCTAGTGTCTCGAGATAGTGCCGCATTTAATGGCATGGTCGATACTGCCCTCAAAAAGCTTGATCGACTGAAGTGGCCCTTTCCTCTATTTCAATATTTCAAAGGCAAAAAGACCGTTGACGATGTGCTGGAAGCGGCCGAAGACAGCACCTACAACTTGATGCAAGCTCAGTGCTTCCTGGCCATTGATGACTACTGCAAAGGCAATATGGAGCAAGCTTTGACCAGACTCGATTTTGTCACCAAACATGGCACAGTCAACTCAGTGGAATACTGGTTGGGGCAAGACTTGATCAAACGTATAAGTGATGGCAAAAAGCCAGCGCCTGCTAAAAAAGCACCCGCTAAAGCCATCACAAAATGA
- a CDS encoding pseudouridine synthase, which translates to MYKGGRSQSAGFRVAPDRLYLAFYKPYEVLAQFSREKLPDGGFSDKTTLADFGFPEHVYPVGRLDFDSEGLLLLSDDGRLTSTLFEGAKPHPRTYLVQVENIPDSEALKKLAQGVIIQGKKTLPARAELLDYEPQLPERGKAIRFRKNIPTAWLRLTLTQGMNRQVRRMTAAVGCPTLRLVRHAIGQLTLDELALLPGQWRPLTPEEVSKVFI; encoded by the coding sequence ATGTATAAGGGTGGACGCAGTCAGTCAGCTGGCTTTAGAGTTGCGCCGGATAGGCTCTATCTGGCCTTTTACAAACCCTATGAAGTGCTGGCTCAGTTTAGTCGTGAAAAGCTCCCTGATGGAGGCTTTTCGGATAAGACAACACTGGCTGATTTTGGCTTCCCCGAGCATGTTTATCCGGTTGGTCGATTGGATTTTGACTCAGAAGGGCTTTTACTCCTATCTGATGATGGTCGCTTGACCAGTACTTTGTTTGAAGGGGCCAAGCCCCATCCGCGCACTTATTTGGTGCAGGTGGAGAATATTCCTGACAGTGAAGCTTTAAAAAAGTTGGCTCAGGGTGTAATTATTCAGGGCAAAAAGACACTGCCAGCGCGCGCAGAATTATTGGATTATGAGCCTCAGCTACCGGAGCGAGGCAAAGCCATTAGATTTCGCAAAAATATTCCGACAGCCTGGTTGAGGCTGACATTGACACAAGGTATGAACCGGCAGGTCAGGCGTATGACAGCAGCAGTAGGGTGCCCTACTTTGAGGCTGGTAAGGCACGCCATTGGTCAACTGACTCTCGATGAGCTGGCTCTTTTGCCCGGACAGTGGCGTCCATTGACGCCTGAGGAGGTTTCAAAAGTCTTTATTTGA
- a CDS encoding response regulator transcription factor, producing MQTLSVLICEDLPALRLHARQVLTEVFAGKAEIKIEEAQNGQEAIKKAETHKPALILMDIAMPEVNGIKAASAIWASAPHTKILFWSQYQHEAYIRELGKIVPDEAIHGYLLKSESDEQLKEAITSVYFSDLPYIGKQIEAVKHRLRDKTSAITDLEYQTLLDIFAGLTDKAIAQKEHISYRGAQNRLSTLLNKILKGEDSYLRETAGKEVFNPRTRLIYEALRRGLISMEDQNQLEEDLDNWLFSEYGWEKQEV from the coding sequence ATGCAAACTCTCTCCGTGTTGATATGCGAAGACTTACCAGCACTGCGTCTACATGCCAGGCAGGTATTGACCGAGGTCTTTGCAGGCAAAGCTGAGATCAAAATTGAAGAAGCACAAAATGGACAGGAAGCCATCAAAAAAGCGGAGACACACAAACCAGCCTTGATCTTGATGGACATTGCCATGCCCGAAGTCAATGGTATTAAGGCAGCTTCGGCAATCTGGGCTAGTGCTCCCCATACCAAGATACTTTTCTGGTCTCAATATCAACACGAAGCTTACATAAGAGAGCTGGGCAAAATAGTCCCGGACGAAGCTATTCACGGCTATCTACTTAAAAGCGAATCCGACGAACAGCTAAAGGAAGCTATTACCTCAGTTTATTTCAGTGACCTCCCCTACATAGGCAAACAGATTGAGGCTGTAAAACATCGACTAAGAGACAAAACAAGCGCCATTACTGACCTTGAATACCAGACTTTGCTGGATATATTTGCCGGACTTACAGATAAGGCCATTGCCCAGAAAGAGCATATTTCATACCGAGGCGCACAAAATAGACTTTCGACACTTCTCAATAAAATACTAAAAGGCGAAGATTCATACTTACGAGAAACAGCCGGTAAGGAAGTCTTTAATCCTCGCACCCGCCTGATTTACGAAGCATTGCGTCGTGGTCTGATTTCTATGGAAGATCAAAATCAACTGGAAGAAGACCTGGACAACTGGCTCTTTAGCGAATACGGCTGGGAAAAACAAGAAGTCTAA
- a CDS encoding FKBP-type peptidyl-prolyl cis-trans isomerase, with the protein MKLKISSQLRALLLIAISGTFVSACSSSEDNSGAKAANTAADSAATTSSSVNSQTTNTPGANQMTQPTQTGAVTTPSGLQYEEIVVGNGASPKSGQTVVVHYTGWLTDGTKFDSSVDRGQPFKFQIGQGMVIKGWDEGVMTMKVGGKRKLTIPAELGYGARGAGGVIPPNATLVFEVQLLGLE; encoded by the coding sequence ATGAAGTTGAAAATATCTTCTCAATTGCGCGCCCTTCTTCTCATAGCAATTTCAGGCACTTTTGTCAGTGCTTGTTCTTCTTCTGAGGACAATTCCGGCGCCAAAGCTGCAAACACGGCCGCTGACTCGGCTGCCACTACCAGTAGTAGCGTTAACAGCCAAACAACCAATACACCTGGAGCAAATCAAATGACTCAACCCACACAAACAGGCGCTGTCACCACACCTAGCGGACTTCAATACGAAGAAATCGTAGTAGGTAACGGGGCTAGCCCAAAATCAGGACAAACAGTCGTCGTACATTACACCGGCTGGTTGACTGATGGTACAAAGTTCGATAGCTCAGTCGACAGAGGACAGCCCTTCAAGTTCCAAATTGGTCAGGGCATGGTAATCAAAGGCTGGGACGAAGGCGTCATGACTATGAAAGTCGGCGGCAAACGCAAATTGACCATCCCAGCTGAACTCGGCTACGGTGCTCGTGGAGCAGGCGGAGTCATTCCTCCAAACGCCACACTGGTGTTTGAAGTACAACTGCTCGGTCTAGAGTAA
- a CDS encoding SRPBCC family protein has translation MIKWALALALTTNLAMALTAANTSFVFAHEAKGVESSLIINASPQSVFEHIQSSRTMEPARRKLVSHEGNVAVIEENFEDVPFIGKVKCTYQEVETPGKRVEYKMITSDKFRSFEGVWDLTPTGDGETLVKLHALTESKINVPFASAIGNPSALRDVQRRLKNLKTWTEKDNSCKSHNEANKTTNSSI, from the coding sequence ATGATTAAGTGGGCTTTAGCGCTAGCCTTAACTACCAATCTCGCTATGGCACTTACAGCCGCCAACACGTCTTTTGTATTTGCCCATGAAGCCAAGGGTGTCGAGTCGTCACTCATTATCAATGCCAGCCCGCAGTCGGTATTTGAGCATATCCAGTCTTCTCGAACTATGGAACCGGCCAGGCGTAAACTGGTAAGTCATGAAGGGAATGTTGCTGTCATTGAGGAAAATTTTGAAGACGTGCCTTTTATTGGCAAAGTCAAATGCACCTATCAAGAAGTAGAAACCCCGGGAAAACGGGTCGAGTACAAGATGATCACTTCAGATAAGTTCAGATCCTTTGAAGGTGTATGGGACCTGACACCGACCGGCGACGGTGAAACTCTTGTTAAACTCCATGCTTTAACTGAGTCCAAAATTAACGTACCCTTTGCTTCCGCTATAGGCAATCCATCTGCCCTTAGGGATGTGCAGCGTCGCCTCAAAAATCTAAAGACCTGGACCGAAAAAGACAACAGCTGCAAAAGTCATAACGAAGCCAACAAAACTACTAATAGCTCAATCTAA